The Thermodesulfobacteriota bacterium sequence GGGGGGCAGCTGCTCCGGTCGAGGGCCAGGACCGGGGGGAGGAGGGGACAGTAGCCGCCATCGTCCGGCCTGGGCAGCGGCCGGCGGCTAGTCCATGATGTCGGCCAGGGTCAGGCGGGAGAGCTTTTCCTCCATGGTCTCTTGCAGGTCCCGCCACAGAAGCCTGGCCTTGCAGTCCGTGGCGCGGTCACAGACCTCCGGGAACTCCGTGCACTCCACAAGGGTCAGGCCGCCTTCCAAGGGGTCGAGGAAATCGATGAGCTTGATGGTCTTGGGGTCCTTGGCCAGGAGGTAGCCGCCTTTGGCCCCCCGCACGCTCTTGATGAGACCGGCAGCCCGCAAAGGGATCACCAGCTGCTCCAAGTACTTGAGGGAGATGGCCTCCTCTTCCGAGACGCTCCGCAACAGCACCGGGCCCTGGCCATAGCTGCGGGCCAGACACATCAGGAGACGGGTTCCGTAACGGCTCCGGGTTGACAGCTTCAAGGGACTCCTCCTCGCGGGACGGGTTCTTCGACAAGAAAGGACGCGGGGTCGGCCATTCCAAGCCAACGGGCCACCCAGCTGGCCTCGCTGCCCAGGTGTCCAGGTGATTCATGGTGGCGACGGAGTAGCAGGCAGGGCCGGATCTCTCCCCGAAGATGCCGGTCCGCCGCGAAGTCAGCCGGCAGCGCGCCACGAAGGCTGTTCAACAGCCACGGCCACGGGCCACACGATACCCGACTCCATTGACGGCGTATCTATACCATAGCTAAATAATAAACTTCAATGACGATCATCCTTCCGCCCCCATGATTCCGTGGCGGCGGGGCATGTTCCCTGCCTTGACGGCAGCCGGACCCCTTCGCTAGAGTGGGTCCAACGACCCAGGGAAAGTGACGCTCCTCGATCTGTTGCCAGGAGGCGACCATGAGCAAGTACCAGTGCGATGTCTGCGGCTATCTCTACGACCCCCAACAGGGTGACCCGGACAGCGGGGTGGCGCCAGGCACCCCCTTTGCCGATCTGCCCGCCGATTGGGTCTGCCCGGTCTGCGGCGCCACCAAGGATCAGTTCTCACCGGCGGCTGATTGATGCCGCAGCAGCCACGCGCTGTCACGGTCATGCCGCGGCGCCGGACCGGGCCGCCGACGTCAGGACCGCCTCCAGGATCGCCAGCCCTTCCTCCGCCTCCCCCTGGGTCAGGGTCAGGGCGGGAAAGAGGCGGACGATCTTGTCCTGGGTGAGGTTCAGGAACAGACCCGCCGCCAGTGCTCCCTGGTAGACCGCCTCGGCGGCCGCGGGTGAGGTCATGACCATGGCCAGAAGCAGTCCCTGGCCGCGGGCCTCGGCGATAAGCCCGGGAAAGCGCCCTTGCCAGTCCTGCAGGCGGCTGAGGATCCTTTGGCCCACCTGGCGGACATTGTCCAGCACCTTGGCGCCCAGGAGGTGCTCGATCACGGCCTTGGCCACCGCACAGCCCAGCGGATTACCGCAGTAAGTGCCGCCGTGGTCGCCCCGCTCCAGCCGCGCGGCCACCTGTTCCGTGACCGCGAAGGCGGCAAAGGGGAAGCCGCCGGCAATGCCCTTGCCCATGGTCATGAAGTCGATGGCCAGCCCCAGTCCATCCACGGCAAACATCTTGCCCGTGCGACCGAAGCCGGTCTGGACCTCGTCGACGATCAGGCAGGCGCCGTGGCGCTGGCACAGGGCCGATACCGCCGGCAGATAGCCTGGGTCCGGCACGTTCACCCCCCCCTCGCCCTGGATCGGCTCCAGGAGCACCGCCGCGACGCTGTTGTCCAGGGTCTCCTCCATGGCTGTCAGATCGTTGAAAGGCACGAACAGGTAGTTGGGCATCAAGGGGTTGAACCGCTCCCGATGCTTGGCCTGGCCAGTGGCCGAGGCCGTGGAGATGGTGCGGCCGTGAAAGCCCTGCAAGGTGGCGATGACGTTGAGCCGGCCAGTGACCTTGCGGGCCAGCTTGATGACCGCGTCGTTGGCCTCGGCACCGCTGTTGGCAAAGAAGACCCGGGACAGGCTCGGCGGCAGGAGGGAGACCAGGAGGGCCAGGAGCTCCGCCCGGGCCGGCGAATAGGTCAGGCCCGCACTGGGCCCCTGGAGGATGCGGCCGGCCTGGTCCGCCAGGGCCTGCCGGATCACCGGGCTGGCGTGGCCGATGGCGGTCACCCCCCAGCCGGAGGTGAAATCCAGGTAGCGGCGGCCGGCGGTATCCCAAACTGCCACGCCCTCCCCCCGCTCGATGACGATGGGGATCTTCTTGAAGAAGCCCGGCATGTGCCGGTCCTCGGTGGCCATGATCTGGGCAGCGTCCATGCAATCTCTCCTGGCCCTGGGCAGGGCCGCACAAGGGGCAGCGAGGGGCTCGTGGCGGATCAGCCGTGGCTCGGGAAGGGCTGATAGGCGGCCAGCATGTCCAGCCCCTCTGCCACGGCCCGGCAGGTCAGTCGGCCCTGGAAGGTGTTGACGCCGGCGGCCAGATCCGGAGCCCGGAGGGCGTCGCGGCCTTGTGCCGCCAGCCGCAGCACACAGGGCAGGGTGGCGTCCGTGAGGGCCAGGGTGGCGGTGCGCGGAAAGGCGCCCGGCATGTTCGTGACACAGTAGTGGATGACGCCCTGGACCTGGTAGATCGGCTGGGAATGGGACGTGGGGCGGGAGGTGGCCACCGAGCCCCCCTGGTCGATGGCGACATCGACGATCACCGAGCCCGGCTCCATGCTGGCCACCATGGCCTCACTCACCAGCTCGGGCGCAAGGGCCCCCGGCACCAGCACCGCCCCCACCACCAGGTCGGCGACCGCCACCTCCCGGGCCAGGGTTTCCGGCTCCGAGAGCACGAAGGACATCCCGGCCCCGATCTCCTGCCGCAGCCCGGCGGCCCGCTCCGGCTTCTGGCCGGCCACGGTGACGTTGGCACCCAGGCCGTACGCGGTGCGGGCGGCATGGCGGCCCACCACCCCGTCGCCGATCACCAGCACCCGGCCGTGCCGCCGGCCCAGCACCTGACCCAGCTGCACCCCCTTGCCGCCCTGGGGCCGCCCCAGGTAGTAGCAGCCCACCGCCGCGGCCATGTTGCCGGCGATGGCGCTCATGGGCGCCAGGAGCGGCAGGCGGCCGCTGGCATCCCGCACCGTTTCGTAGGCGACTGCCACGGTGCCGGCGGCCAGGAGCCGCCGGGTCAGCTCCGGATCCACCCCGGCCAGATGCAGGAAGGTGAAGAGGATCTGGCCGGCCAGAAGATCGTACTCGGCCGGGAGCGGCTCCTTGACCTTCACCACCAGCTCGGCATCCCAGGCCTCGGCAGCGGACGCCACGATGGTCGCCCCCGCCGCCTGGTAGGCGTCATCGGCCAGGCCGGCCGCCCGTCCGGCCCCGGCCTCGATCCGCACCGAATGGCCCTGGCCGGCCAGGGCCGCCGCCCCAGCCGGGGTCAGCGCAACCCGCCCCTCCTGGTTCTTGATCTCCCTGGGCACACCGACCCGCATCCCCATCCTCCGCCAAGTGAACAGCCGCTTCCCCCACTGTACAAAAGCCGTTTCTCCTGGGCAAGAAAATGCGCCGTGTGTCCCGGTCGCTGCAAAGGAAAAGGGGCTGCAGCCTTGCGGCTGCAACCCCTCTTCGGTGCTACTGGCGGGGCCGACGAGACTCGAACTCGCGACCTCCGGCGTGACAGGCCGGCGTTCTAACCAACTGAACTACGACCCCGTAACAACACTCCATCGACTGGTGGGCGGAACAGGGCTCGAACCTGTGACCCCCGGCTTGTAAGGCCGATGCTCTCCCAGCTGAGCTATCCGCCCGACGTTGTGCGGCCTATTTACCCTGATGGCTGGCCGGCGTCAAGGGAAAAGCCGCGCCGCTAATGGGCCAGATTGGCGGACGGCTGGATGAGATCGATGCAGATGCCACCGGGCGGCAGATCCCGGAACAGGCTGTGGGGATCGTCCACCACCAGCGCCCGTTTGAGCACATCGTCCATGTGCTCCACCAGCTCAATCTCCAGGCTCTTGCGGATGCGGGCCGGGACCTCGGACAGCTCCCGCTCGTTCTCCTTGGGAACCAGGACCTTGTCCACGTGACCCCGGCGGGCGGCCAAGAGCTTCTCGGTGAGCCCACCGATGGGCAGAACCCGACCCCGGAGGGTGATCTCGCCGGTCATGGCGATGTTGCGCCGCACCGGCAGCTTGAGGAGCGCCGAGACCATGGAGGTGGCCATGGTGATGCCAGCCGACGGCCCGTCCTTGGGAATGGCGCCCTCCGGCACATGGACGTGGATGTCCACCTTCTGGTAGAAGTCCGGCACCAGGCCCAGGCACAAGGCCCGGGAGCGGACATAGGACAGCGCCGCCTGGGCCGATTCCTGCATGACATCCCCCAGCTTGCCGGTGATGGTCAGCTTGCCCTTGCCGGGCATGAGCACGGTCTCGATCTGCAGGAGCTCGCCGCCCACCTCGGTCCAGGCGAGGCCAGTGGCCAGTCCGATCTCGTCGGCCTTCTCGGTGATGCCGAAGCGGTATTTGGGCACCCCCAGATGCTTGGCCACCGAGCTGCCGGAGATCCGAACGTTGCGGTCGCTGCCAGCCTTTTGCCTCTCCCGGGCCACCTT is a genomic window containing:
- a CDS encoding Rrf2 family transcriptional regulator — its product is MKLSTRSRYGTRLLMCLARSYGQGPVLLRSVSEEEAISLKYLEQLVIPLRAAGLIKSVRGAKGGYLLAKDPKTIKLIDFLDPLEGGLTLVECTEFPEVCDRATDCKARLLWRDLQETMEEKLSRLTLADIMD
- the rd gene encoding rubredoxin, encoding MSKYQCDVCGYLYDPQQGDPDSGVAPGTPFADLPADWVCPVCGATKDQFSPAAD
- a CDS encoding aspartate aminotransferase family protein, coding for MDAAQIMATEDRHMPGFFKKIPIVIERGEGVAVWDTAGRRYLDFTSGWGVTAIGHASPVIRQALADQAGRILQGPSAGLTYSPARAELLALLVSLLPPSLSRVFFANSGAEANDAVIKLARKVTGRLNVIATLQGFHGRTISTASATGQAKHRERFNPLMPNYLFVPFNDLTAMEETLDNSVAAVLLEPIQGEGGVNVPDPGYLPAVSALCQRHGACLIVDEVQTGFGRTGKMFAVDGLGLAIDFMTMGKGIAGGFPFAAFAVTEQVAARLERGDHGGTYCGNPLGCAVAKAVIEHLLGAKVLDNVRQVGQRILSRLQDWQGRFPGLIAEARGQGLLLAMVMTSPAAAEAVYQGALAAGLFLNLTQDKIVRLFPALTLTQGEAEEGLAILEAVLTSAARSGAAA
- the ald gene encoding alanine dehydrogenase; this translates as MRVGVPREIKNQEGRVALTPAGAAALAGQGHSVRIEAGAGRAAGLADDAYQAAGATIVASAAEAWDAELVVKVKEPLPAEYDLLAGQILFTFLHLAGVDPELTRRLLAAGTVAVAYETVRDASGRLPLLAPMSAIAGNMAAAVGCYYLGRPQGGKGVQLGQVLGRRHGRVLVIGDGVVGRHAARTAYGLGANVTVAGQKPERAAGLRQEIGAGMSFVLSEPETLAREVAVADLVVGAVLVPGALAPELVSEAMVASMEPGSVIVDVAIDQGGSVATSRPTSHSQPIYQVQGVIHYCVTNMPGAFPRTATLALTDATLPCVLRLAAQGRDALRAPDLAAGVNTFQGRLTCRAVAEGLDMLAAYQPFPSHG